From Arcticibacter tournemirensis, one genomic window encodes:
- a CDS encoding N-acetylglucosamine kinase has translation MIIIADGGSTKTNWCLLNKDNQKIYFNTEGYNPYFVSKEYVIDSLKKNLPNDLDVANIKEVNFYGAGVHNDEKVAVLEEALRTVFTSSSIFVGHDLLAAARALLGSKSGFAAILGTGTNTCIYDGEGIEYQIDSAAYILGDEGSGCYIGKKLLTDYLRGYMPKAVRETFWNTYKLTPDDIQENVYSKPLANRFCASFSKFVYDNTDNIEYTHNLVKTSFNDFFKNLVSHYPSYQDYEFNCIGSVAYNFRNVLEEVATEYGMKMGTIIRSPIDNLVKFHIEHPGK, from the coding sequence ATGATTATCATAGCCGACGGAGGTTCTACAAAGACGAACTGGTGTCTCCTTAATAAGGACAACCAAAAAATTTATTTTAATACAGAAGGGTATAATCCGTACTTTGTTTCAAAAGAATATGTTATTGATTCCCTTAAGAAGAATTTACCCAACGACTTAGATGTTGCAAATATAAAAGAGGTAAATTTTTATGGTGCCGGAGTACATAACGATGAGAAAGTTGCTGTGCTCGAGGAAGCCCTCAGAACAGTCTTTACCAGCAGCTCCATTTTTGTAGGACATGATCTCTTAGCTGCCGCGCGTGCTTTGTTAGGATCCAAATCCGGCTTTGCTGCGATTCTTGGAACAGGCACGAACACCTGTATTTACGATGGAGAAGGAATAGAATATCAGATAGACTCAGCTGCGTACATACTGGGTGACGAAGGAAGTGGCTGCTATATCGGTAAAAAACTTTTAACCGACTATCTGCGCGGATATATGCCCAAGGCCGTTCGTGAAACATTCTGGAATACGTATAAGTTAACACCGGACGATATCCAGGAGAACGTTTACTCTAAGCCACTGGCAAACCGTTTCTGTGCAAGCTTCAGCAAGTTTGTATACGACAACACTGATAATATTGAATATACCCACAACCTTGTTAAAACGTCATTTAACGACTTTTTCAAGAATCTGGTAAGCCACTACCCAAGCTATCAGGATTATGAATTTAACTGTATCGGTTCTGTAGCTTACAACTTCAGAAATGTACTGGAAGAAGTTGCAACTGAATATGGAATGAAAATGGGTACGATTATTCGTTCGCCTATAGACAATCTGGTGAAGTTCCATATTGAACACCCCGGTAAATAG